The region TATAGAGCAGGCCGTTAATCTCGTCTTCACTCAGAGGAGCGTAGTAAGTTGTGAGCGTGCTGCTGGGAGTTACAACGCTCTGGGCGGTTCCTGCATAGGGGTTTGGCCCTGGCTGGCCCCTCCATGCCGAGACTCCTCCGAGGGTCATTCCTATTAACAGGGCAATCAGCCCCAATCCAAACCACATCTTTCTCATGTTCTCAACCTCCTGCATGTGTAAGTTCAATATTACATATGTGCAAGAGGTTTATAAAGTTTACGGTTCTGGCGAGGCAAACGTTATTAACAGCAGGACCAAATTTCAATCATGGGCAACTTCATAATGGCATTCAACGAGCCCATGCTCGCTCTCAGCAACGCTCCTCACCGCGGGGGATTAACTGAGGCAGAGGGATTCTTCTTTTTGAAGGTCCCCAAGAACTACTCCGGAGATTACAAGAAGGACTGTCTGGTCTTCGAACAGGAGCACGACTTGAAGAACTTCGTCGGTTTCATGACGGCCGCGGAGGTAGATAAAGTTCTCTCAATAGCAAAAAGCGGGGAAGTTACAGCCTATGTTACCGCCGGGATAACAAATCCAGCAATAGCCGGCGAGGTTCCGCCTCCCTGGAAGCCGGGGACGATAAACATAGCACTTATTATCAACGACGGACTGACAGTCGGCGCGA is a window of Thermococcus sp. DNA encoding:
- a CDS encoding adenosylcobinamide amidohydrolase, with translation MGNFIMAFNEPMLALSNAPHRGGLTEAEGFFFLKVPKNYSGDYKKDCLVFEQEHDLKNFVGFMTAAEVDKVLSIAKSGEVTAYVTAGITNPAIAGEVPPPWKPGTINIALIINDGLTVGAMANAIMTATEAKTYTLLKLGYNATGTTSDGIGIFAFGGNKEWAGTATKLGINIGKAVRQALEESLRKWEKTRG